Proteins encoded within one genomic window of Fusarium musae strain F31 chromosome 4, whole genome shotgun sequence:
- a CDS encoding hypothetical protein (EggNog:ENOG41), giving the protein MSPKLIVILGATGNQGGSVAEVFLSEPGWKVRALTRNTSSAKAKALSSKGAEVVQADLDDPSSLEAAFQGAHAIFAVSDFWGLYYNESNRSKTKPGQALNDWAAQHEEQQLKNVIDIAAKVPTLDRFILSSLSHSEKWSKGKYTRVYHFDGKARATEYAQREQPDLWTKTSVYQAGLFLSNFVLLPPNQPFKNADGVAHFVSTLDVDTKFPYISPEEDTGPFVKALIVDEPAGHNLIAYREWLSANDIAATFTKATGVPSKAIKDDNSIPPGVSDELLGEMIDCFSYFNEFGYEGRDDPTVVHPRSLKSAPKLSTAEEYFKKQDWSKVFGS; this is encoded by the exons ATGTCTCCCAAGCTCATCGTTATTCTCGGAGCCACAGGCAATCAAGGTGGTTCCGTCGCCGAAGTCTTCCTCTCCGAGCCAGGCTGGAAGGTCCGCGCCCTCACCCGCAACACCTCCagcgccaaagccaaagctctATCTTCCAAGGGCGCTGAAGTCGTCCAAGCAGATCTCGAtgacccttcttctttggaggCAGCATTCCAGGGGGCTCACGCTATCTTCGCTGTCAGCGACTTCTGGGGTCTTTACTATAACGAGTCCAACAGATCCAAGACTAAACCTGGTCAGGCCCTCAATGACTGGGCCGCTCAGCATGAAGAACAGCAGCTGAAGAATGTCATTGACATTGCCGCTAAAGTTCCCACTCTCGACCGCTTTATTCTCTCATCTCTGTCTCATTCGGAGAAGTGGtctaaaggtaaatatactCGTGTCTACCACTTTGATGGCAAGGCTCGAGCGACGGAGTATGCTCAAAGGGAACAACCTGATCTGTGGACCAAGACAAGTGTCTACCAAGCTGGCCTTTTTTTAAGCAACTTTGTTCTTTTACCGCCGAATCAGCCTTTCAAG AACGCCGATGGAGTCGCTCACTTCGTCTCAACTCTTGACGTCGACACAAAGTTCCCCTACATCTCCCCTGAAGAGGATACCGGCCCCTTCGTCAAGGCACTCATCGTTGATGAACCTGCAGGCCACAACCTCATCGCCTACAGAGAGTGGCTATCTGCCAATGACATCGCTGCTACCTTCACAAAAGCCACTGGTGTCCCGTCAAAGGCCATCAAAGACGACAATTCTATCCCCCCCGGTGTGTCTGACGAGTTGTTGGGCGAGATGATTGACTGTTTTTCCTACTTTAATGAGTTTGGCTACGAGGGTCGAGATGACCCAACTGTGGTTCATCCTCGCAGT CTCAAGTCTGCACCAAAACTCAGCACTGCTGAGGAATACTTCAAGAAGCAGGACTGGTCCAAGGTCTTTGGATCTTAA